A genomic window from Streptomyces spororaveus includes:
- a CDS encoding VOC family protein — protein sequence MAIQRMDNVGIVVGDLDAAVAFFVELGMELEGRAQVEGPVADRCTGLDGVRCDIAMVRTPDGLSRIELAKYRSPAAVSAGPRNRPHNILGTHRVMFAVDDIEDTVARLRPHGAELVGEMARFEDSYLLCYVRGPEGIIVGLAEQLG from the coding sequence ATGGCGATTCAGCGGATGGACAACGTCGGCATCGTCGTCGGGGACTTGGACGCCGCCGTCGCGTTCTTCGTGGAACTCGGCATGGAGCTGGAGGGCAGGGCGCAGGTCGAGGGCCCCGTCGCCGACCGGTGCACCGGGCTCGACGGCGTCCGCTGTGACATCGCGATGGTCCGGACCCCGGACGGTCTCAGCCGGATCGAGCTCGCGAAGTACCGCAGCCCCGCGGCGGTCAGCGCCGGGCCGCGCAACCGGCCGCACAACATTCTGGGCACGCACCGCGTCATGTTCGCCGTCGACGACATCGAGGACACCGTTGCCCGCCTGCGCCCTCACGGCGCCGAACTCGTCGGCGAGATGGCCCGGTTCGAGGACAGCTATCTGCTCTGCTACGTCCGCGGCCCCGAGGGCATCATCGTCGGACTGGCCGAGCAACTGGGCTGA